Below is a genomic region from Pedobacter cryoconitis.
AGTCTACACTAAATAAGAGGTTCATTGCACCTATTGCAGCTGCGATACCAGCATATAAGGCGGCACTGTAAAGGATGCTGGTTAAAAAGTGGAGAAACAGTGTTTTATTAAATTGCCAGAAACCTTGTATTGCATGAGGTTTAGTGAAGGCAGCAAAAGCGACCAGTAAATGCCCGGCAAGGATCAGTAAGAAAAAACGGATCAGATCAGCAGCATTTATCAGCGGGCTAAAAGTAAAAAATAATGCCGCCGTGAGCAATGCCGCAATCAGATTAAAAATTAGCCGGTGCGAAGTTTTTATTGACCGGCTTTCACAAAATAGGGTAGTAGCCAGGCTAATCACCACTCCCAGGGCAGCTGTCATTATTACTCTTTTGCACCAGCTTTCCTTTAGGTAATTCAGACTTTCCAGTTCTATATAGGCTATGGCTGCTAAAGTTGCAATAAATGCAAAAAGCATTTCGAAAGGAAAACGCTTTAAAACATGATATACACTTTGCTGTAATTTTTTAAGAGAAGGAAATGTCATCATTGGAAAATTTGATCAAAGGTATTCTCATTTTTAATAACACCAGACTATTTACAGAATAAATCATGATTTATTTTTTAACTAAATAAGAATGTCTAAATTGGATTTATTCAATATTAAATGATCATTTATGGCTAAGACACATCAGTATAAAACAAACCTTGTATGGGCAGGAAATAAGGGTTCGGGAACAATGGACTACAGATCTTATGATCGGGATTTTATTGTTTCAATTGATCAGAAAGCTGATATAAATGGCTCTTCTGATTCTGCTTTTCTTGGCGATAAAACCAGGCATAATCCTGAGGATCTGCTGGTTTCATCGATCTCATCCTGTCATATGCTCTGGTATCTTCACCTGTGTTCGCAAAATGATATTATTGTGATGG
It encodes:
- a CDS encoding OsmC family protein translates to MAKTHQYKTNLVWAGNKGSGTMDYRSYDRDFIVSIDQKADINGSSDSAFLGDKTRHNPEDLLVSSISSCHMLWYLHLCSQNDIIVMDYKDEATGTMTENADGSGQFTEVILRPIVLIIDEAKHEKAISLHAEARKLCFIANSCNFPIKHLPECIVEPKR